A window of Daucus carota subsp. sativus chromosome 2, DH1 v3.0, whole genome shotgun sequence genomic DNA:
atatgtattaaaattttaacaagaaGAGATCATTACAGGAATAGCAGGAAAACTTACAGAAGACTTGCAAACAGAACATTAAGAAAACCCAAATTATGAATAGTGTGATTACTAAATGGATTTTTAATCTAGTTTAAGtaactgaaaatttaaaaataaacacaGTAGGTTCCTTTGGTAGTGATACAAGTGTATGAGTTTATGTGTGTCTCAGCATATCATGCATTATGACTATATGATGCATATTTAATTTAGCTAAAGATACATAGTACTATAGTTATTCATAATGCCAAAACACTAGAAAGCTTTGTAATTACTAATTAGTGTTATAGTTGTTCCACTGAGACTCGAGCTAATGGGGATTTTAAAAAACACAGTGAATTATATGTAATACTGATATgcagttaaaattttatatcactCTTTGAACATCAGTTTTATATAGACAAGTTGGCTGGTATATACCTGAAACGAACACGTCTGAGTTCATTGCCACCTCCTGGTAAGGAAGAAAGAGTTACATATACTCCGGGCTCATACTGTAAGACCGACTCTGTTGTCCCAGTCTGAACCTTAGATCCATTTGGTAAACTTGGATGAGCAGAATTTTCAACCGATTTACTTTTAGGAGGTGACGGGTTTGTTTTGATGCTCTCATCAACTGGGTTACTCGTATCTTTGGACATTTCACTATTTAAATCTTTTTTGCTGGAAGAATGTCTTTCTGGAACTCTTTCAGCCATCTCCTTCAGCTGTACTCATATGAACATTGACCATAAAGATGCAAACTGTTATATAGAAACTATGTTTGGACAACTTGATTGAAAAACTACACATGGACACAAATTTGTAAATAGCACCTAAAACCACAACCCATGCCCAATGCCAGATGCATATCTAGAAATCCTTTTTACTCCTAAAATTACAAACCACTGATACTTGGATCTGCACCGTTGTCCGGAAGCCGTACTTATATCACACAGGTAAGGTTTCAGTGGCTCTAACTCTTACTATACAATTTGgacaaattttaacaaatttgtTTAGTCCTTCTAAGCTTACTCAAATATCCCTCTAAATCTCTATAGACATCTTTACTTAACAAGAAAAGACCACAAAAAGTATTTGCATTTTTACTTGGCTGCCTAATTAGACgtcttctttcttttaatataaattaagctGGGTCTAGAAAACAGTAAGATTTATAACACACCTTAAATACACCCAATTTTCGACATATTACACAACTAACCTGTGCAGTTAGAGACTTGATCACTTCCTTTGCAGCTTTGCATTTTTCAGCTTCATCTGCAGCAAATGCTGCCGCCTCCTTCAGTTCCCTTGATTTTCTTTCCAATTCAGCTTCAAGAAATTGGGATTTGCTAGAAAGATCTTCGACCTACAACAAAGACCAAACTACATTGAGCTAATTTGATCTAATCATAGGAATTAAATGGCAAGTGGTCAATTACATAAATTCCATTCAAATAGAATGTATGCAGCATTGCAGCCcacttattaattaataaaaccgCTTTTCAGTACAAATACAATCTAAAGGGCATAATGTTAGTAACTTCCTTTATTTCGAGGAAACAAAAAGGGAAAGCATTACAATGCCTTGATTAATGTAACAACTTCCATATTACTGCATCATAGAAGATATAGAGTCTGCAAATATCAGCAAACTTTTGAGGAATAAAAAACACTGTTTTGAAATCTTTGGGCAGATTCAAAAATTGTGGacaaaattaaagaaatattatacAGATGTAGGAGGGAAGattcaaaagaaaaggaaaaaaaaggatGCCAACTCCTTATGATGAGGTTGCGTCGTTGCGAATATGAATAGGAAATAAAATGAAGCATTCATTCTCAATATGGCGGGTTTGAACTCTACCTTAGTTTGGTAGCTAAGGAATGAAGGAAGGAAAGTTTAAATATTCGGCCCAAAAAcagtacaaatttcattccattccctccCAATATTTTCCATCAAACCTAATTGAGCATATTAAGTTCACAGGCTAAAAGTTTTAAGAGAGTAAATATTTGTGTGGAGAGGCAGAGAAAGCATGCTTCACAAGAAAACATGTTTCAATAGAAAACATCGTGTGGGAAAGCAGAGACAACATGTTGCATTTGAaaacatgttataatttttcataaaaaatgtttatattaGATGGATAGTAAAGGAAAATAGGTGCAGAAGTGCTTAAAGAAATACAGATACTTCTGCAAACAGTACCTGTGCCTTCAGATATATAACCTCCTGGCTTAGACTTTCATTTCCCTGCTTAGGATCATCAAGAATCATTTTAGTTGTAAAGCGAGTCAGGGACTGTGTTGGAGAGGGAAACTGAGGTGAAAATGTCTTCCTCTTTACAGGGGATGTAGCTCGAGAAACAATTCTGGAATTAGGAACAGAGAGTGATATGCAATTCCTGGAGGCTCCAGAGAAAGAACCTGGTGATTTTAAAGTAAGGCTTTGCATCTCAATGTTTCCATTAGGTAGCTGATTCAAACGATTGTCCCTTGTTTCATTATTCATACAATTCCTGGAATTGCTCCCTTCACCTAGATTAAAGGAattgaaagaaaataatttagaCATCTGTCCTTGGACTCGTGGACCCCCAGTCTCTTTTTCTCCCAACTCACTATTTTTGGGAAGCGTACTCCAGCTTTTAACTTTAGGAATCACCCCAGGAGATCCAACTTCCATAGTCTTCTGAATCTTGGTATAACAGTCATCACAGACACGATATGACTTGTTTGAACTTGGGGCCAGTGAAGCTTTCAGGGATTTTTTTATGCTGCAGGCTTTGCAAAACACAAGGCCACAGTTATAGCAGTTGTGACGTTTTCTTCTGAAATTAAATGGATTTCGGCAACCAGTGCACAAAGAGTTGTCAGAACTTGATGCCCATTTGTGAACACATATAGCAGCAGTAAAATTTGAACCACATACAACACCTTTAACTTGCTTATCACGAAAAAAATCAACTAACGTAGGTGTGTGACGGTCAGCAAAATCTCCATGCCCAAGTTGCCCATTTGCACCCTTGCCCCATGTATAAATCTCTGTTTTCGAAGTCAAAACTGCAACATGATGGGAGCCACACGCAATTTCTTCGACAAAACAGTCGGCAATCTTACCCTCGATGCAAATAGGAGTTTTACCATCAGCAAGAGGAGTCCCTAGCTGTCCGTAGACAGTGCTCCCCATTGTATATAGTCGTCCTGAGGCAGTGACACCAACAGTTAAACTATTTCCACATGCTACTTTGGAGAAGCTTATATCAACTAATGCAGCTACAGACTCGGGGGCAAGTCTAGGTGCTTTATCACAATGACCAAGTTGGCCCTTATCTCCATCCCCCCAGGTAAACAACTTTCCAGGTATAGAACCTTCAGGTGGTGGGGAATTAGAAGATCCGTTCTCCACTTCAACAACAGCAGCAGTGTGCCAAACTCCACAAGCAACCCTTATTGTCCTGCACTCTTTCAGTTTTTCCACTTCTCTTGGGATCCTAATGTTATTACGGTCCCCATGCCCCAAGGCGCCAAAAGTCCCATCACCAAATGTATACAACTGACCAGCAGATGTTATAATAGCTGTATGCCAAGGTCCACAAGAAACAAATGATACACGAATACCCTCCAAGATTCCACTCACTTTCTTGGGGATTGAATGGGTGGTACCACTTCCATGTCCAAGCAAACCTGAGTTGTAAATACCATCACCCCAGCTATATAGATCTCCTGCAAGCGTAACTGCACATGTATGATATTCCCCACATGCTACCATCTCTATGTTCATGCTGCTAAGAGTTTCAATGAGCTTTGGGTGCGAAACATCTACTTCGACACCATGCCCAAGCCT
This region includes:
- the LOC108209850 gene encoding PH, RCC1 and FYVE domains-containing protein 1 — its product is MADLQKNSLVDRDIDQAFTALKRGACLLKYGRRGKPKFCPFRLSSDESKLIWYVDREEKQLELRHVIKIIPGQRTAIFQRYPRPEKEYQSFSLIYNDRSLDIICKDKDEAEVWFVALKALIARGSYRKSKSELTTEARTESIASESPHGRRVSPSSAFSDQGEGQQADTRLGKAFADIISYTAATKSLPQAESVTYSPTSVQSGGQENANGRTSASDTMRVSLSSAVSSSSQGSGLEDIDSLGDVYIWGEGTGGGVVGGGVRKSGRPSSSTMDAHLPKVLESTMVLDAISIACGSRHAVLVTKQGEIFSWGEESGGRLGHGVEVDVSHPKLIETLSSMNIEMVACGEYHTCAVTLAGDLYSWGDGIYNSGLLGHGSGTTHSIPKKVSGILEGIRVSFVSCGPWHTAIITSAGQLYTFGDGTFGALGHGDRNNIRIPREVEKLKECRTIRVACGVWHTAAVVEVENGSSNSPPPEGSIPGKLFTWGDGDKGQLGHCDKAPRLAPESVAALVDISFSKVACGNSLTVGVTASGRLYTMGSTVYGQLGTPLADGKTPICIEGKIADCFVEEIACGSHHVAVLTSKTEIYTWGKGANGQLGHGDFADRHTPTLVDFFRDKQVKGVVCGSNFTAAICVHKWASSSDNSLCTGCRNPFNFRRKRHNCYNCGLVFCKACSIKKSLKASLAPSSNKSYRVCDDCYTKIQKTMEVGSPGVIPKVKSWSTLPKNSELGEKETGGPRVQGQMSKLFSFNSFNLGEGSNSRNCMNNETRDNRLNQLPNGNIEMQSLTLKSPGSFSGASRNCISLSVPNSRIVSRATSPVKRKTFSPQFPSPTQSLTRFTTKMILDDPKQGNESLSQEVIYLKAQVEDLSSKSQFLEAELERKSRELKEAAAFAADEAEKCKAAKEVIKSLTAQLKEMAERVPERHSSSKKDLNSEMSKDTSNPVDESIKTNPSPPKSKSVENSAHPSLPNGSKVQTGTTESVLQYEPGVYVTLSSLPGGGNELRRVRFSRKRFTEQQAEKWWAENGSRVCEEHNILTTD